The Acidobacteriota bacterium sequence CTCCGGTGGCGGTCAATGCCCTGGCGTGTTTCGTTCTGGCGGTGGTGGTCGCGGCACCGGCTCTGATCTTCGAGCTCTCCTTCCAGCTCACCGTTTCCGCCACCGCCTCCCTGGTCCTCCTGGCGCCGGCCTTGGCGCGCCGCTGGCGGAGGTTGCCGGCCTTCCTCGCCCAACCTCTGGCGGCCACCGTCGCAGCGCAAATCGCCACCTTGCCCTTTGCCCTGCCGGTCTTTCACCTCTGGGCGCCGGCAGCGCCGCTGGCCAACCTCTTGGTGGTGCCGTGGGCGGGGGTGCTGCTGGTGCTCTGTCTCGGATGGGTGCTGATAGCTCTGGCGGTTCCGGGCTTCGCCGGTCTACTCCTGCCGATCTTGGACGCCTGGTCTCTCCCGGCTCAGTGGCTCGAAGGAGCGCCGCCCCACCCGCTCTGGCTACAGGCCAGCGCTGTGGGGCCTTGGGGGGCGCTGGCGCTGGCGGTGGTGTTGCTGTCGGTAATGCTATCGGTGACCTGGTGGCCACGGCGCTGGGGAGCGGCGGTAGTTCTCGCCGGCGGTCTCCTGCTGATCGTTGGCTCTCCTGGGCTGTTCTCCAACACGGTGGTGCCCGAGCCCCGGGCTCTGATGCTCGATGTCGGCCAGGGAGAGGCCCTGGTGCTGCGGGACGGCCGCCGGGCGGTGCTGGTGGACGGCGGCGGCTGGCGTTCCGGGGGCCTGGGTCAGCGGGTTTTGCTACCGGCGCTGGTGGGGCGAGGGATCCGGAAGCTGGACGCGGTGGTGCTGACCCACGACGACCGAGACCACTGCGGCGGGTTGGAGGAGATCGTCGACTATCTGCCGGTCGAGGAGCTGTGGGTGGATGACCGTTGGCTCGGTCGTCCCTGCGCCCAAGCTCTCGCCCGCCGCGCGTCGCTGCGGCCGGTGGCGGTGGGGGAGATCCGGCGGCTGGGCCGCTGGCGACTGGAAGTCCTGGCCAGCGGTTTCGACGAAGGCTCCGAGGAGCTGGACGGCAACGACGACTCCCTGGTGCTGCGGGCGACGGTGGTGGGGGAGTCGAGGTCGGGGCCAGAGCCCGAAGAACGCTGCCTGCTCCTCACCGGCGATATCGAGGCTCCCGCGGAGCGCCGGCTGCTGACGAAGAGCCCGGAGGCCTTGCCCTGCGACCTGCTCAAGATCGCCCACCACGGCAGCAAGACTTCCACCACCGAAGCCTTCCTGCGCGCCGTGGCCCCGCGGCGGGCGTGGATCTCCGCCGGCCGCGGCAACTCCTACGGCCACCCCGCCCACCCGACCCTGCGCCGCCTCCAGCGCCACCAGATTCAGATCCTCCGAACCGACCTCCACGGCCAGGTTCAACTGCGCTTCCCACCCGCCGGCGGGTGTTGGATCGAGACCGCCACGGCCCCCGGGGTGGAGACGTCGCGATGAAAGCTCTCGTGGGGCAGCTCGAAGCTGGCTCCATCACCAACAGCAACCAACAAAGGAAGGAAAAGGTTCATGTATAGTTCTTCTATGACTGCTCGATCCGTACAAGTCTCCATGGATTTGGAGCTGCTGCGGCGCATCGACTCGGACCCGGAGGTGCGCCGGCACGGCCGCTCGGCGTTCATTCGCTCCGCGGTGGAGCTTTACCTGGAAGCCAAGAGGCGGCGAGACCTCGAGGCCAGCCTGGAGGGCGCTTACCTGGGAGAAGCCGACACCATGTTGCGCGAGATCGAGTCGCTGGTGGATCAGCAGTCATGGCCCGCCG is a genomic window containing:
- a CDS encoding DNA internalization-related competence protein ComEC/Rec2, whose protein sequence is PVAVNALACFVLAVVVAAPALIFELSFQLTVSATASLVLLAPALARRWRRLPAFLAQPLAATVAAQIATLPFALPVFHLWAPAAPLANLLVVPWAGVLLVLCLGWVLIALAVPGFAGLLLPILDAWSLPAQWLEGAPPHPLWLQASAVGPWGALALAVVLLSVMLSVTWWPRRWGAAVVLAGGLLLIVGSPGLFSNTVVPEPRALMLDVGQGEALVLRDGRRAVLVDGGGWRSGGLGQRVLLPALVGRGIRKLDAVVLTHDDRDHCGGLEEIVDYLPVEELWVDDRWLGRPCAQALARRASLRPVAVGEIRRLGRWRLEVLASGFDEGSEELDGNDDSLVLRATVVGESRSGPEPEERCLLLTGDIEAPAERRLLTKSPEALPCDLLKIAHHGSKTSTTEAFLRAVAPRRAWISAGRGNSYGHPAHPTLRRLQRHQIQILRTDLHGQVQLRFPPAGGCWIETATAPGVETSR
- a CDS encoding ribbon-helix-helix protein, CopG family codes for the protein MTARSVQVSMDLELLRRIDSDPEVRRHGRSAFIRSAVELYLEAKRRRDLEASLEGAYLGEADTMLREIESLVDQQSWPAD